In Candidatus Baltobacteraceae bacterium, a genomic segment contains:
- the hisE gene encoding phosphoribosyl-ATP diphosphatase produces the protein MIVTSIDLRGGKAVQLEQGRRQVLEVDDAVELAQRFGRFGEIAVIDLDAAFGEGENTELILRLCRLARCRVGGGIRDLERAQRYLRGGAASLIVGTAATPEFLEALPRERVLVALDARAGRVAVEGWRTQTDETPLDRALRLQPYCAGFLYTDIEREGLLGGIDLASAEALRARIEGSLTIAGGITAIDEIVALDRLGIDAQVGMALYTGRIDPVEAVLALLDFTKGDGLIPTVVCDSGDRGVRMLAYSSRESLGSALRDGVGVYFSRRRRALWRKGETSGATQRLVRVDLDCDRDALTFYVDQSGPTCHTGAERCFGTPAFSWSTLAQRIEQRARTGDERSYTRKLLRDPALLRAKLLEEAEEVAQAATRDEVAWECADLLYFLSVRMQQAGVRIDDVMAQLASRAR, from the coding sequence GTGATCGTCACCAGCATCGATTTGCGCGGCGGGAAAGCCGTGCAGCTCGAACAAGGCCGGCGTCAGGTGCTCGAAGTCGACGACGCGGTCGAACTCGCGCAGCGTTTTGGACGCTTCGGCGAGATCGCCGTGATCGATCTCGACGCGGCGTTCGGCGAGGGCGAGAACACCGAGCTGATCTTGCGGCTCTGCCGCCTCGCACGGTGCCGCGTCGGCGGCGGTATTCGCGACCTCGAGCGCGCGCAGCGCTATCTACGCGGGGGCGCGGCGTCGTTGATCGTCGGCACCGCCGCAACGCCCGAATTCCTCGAAGCACTTCCGCGCGAACGCGTCCTCGTCGCGCTCGACGCGCGCGCCGGCCGCGTGGCAGTCGAAGGCTGGCGCACGCAAACGGACGAGACACCGCTCGATCGCGCGCTGCGCTTGCAGCCCTATTGCGCCGGCTTTCTCTACACCGATATCGAGCGCGAGGGATTGCTCGGCGGCATCGATCTCGCCTCCGCCGAGGCGCTGCGAGCGCGCATCGAGGGTTCGTTGACGATCGCCGGCGGCATCACCGCAATCGACGAGATCGTCGCGCTCGATCGTTTGGGAATCGATGCGCAGGTCGGGATGGCGCTCTATACCGGGCGCATCGACCCCGTCGAAGCGGTTCTCGCGCTGCTGGATTTCACCAAGGGGGACGGCTTGATACCGACCGTCGTGTGCGACAGCGGCGATCGAGGCGTGCGCATGCTGGCATATTCTTCACGCGAATCGCTCGGCTCGGCGCTGCGCGACGGCGTCGGCGTCTACTTTAGCCGGCGACGCCGCGCGCTCTGGCGCAAGGGCGAAACTTCCGGCGCGACGCAGCGACTGGTGCGCGTCGATCTCGATTGCGACCGCGACGCGCTCACCTTCTATGTCGATCAGTCGGGGCCGACCTGTCATACCGGCGCCGAACGCTGCTTTGGCACACCCGCCTTTTCGTGGAGCACGCTCGCGCAGCGCATCGAACAGCGCGCGCGAACCGGCGACGAGCGCTCGTATACGCGCAAACTTCTGCGCGATCCGGCACTGCTACGCGCGAAGCTGCTGGAGGAGGCCGAAGAAGTGGCGCAAGCGGCCACGCGCGACGAGGTCGCCTGGGAATGCGCAGATTTGTTGTACTTTCTTTCGGTTCGTATGCAGCAAGCCGGCGTTCGTATCGACGACGTGATGGCGCAGCTTGCTTCCAGGGCGCGATGA
- the hisF gene encoding imidazole glycerol phosphate synthase subunit HisF — MLAKRIIACLDIRDGRVVKGQRFANLREAGDPVERARRYRDDGVDEIVVLDVSATLESRLANLRTIESISTALDVPLTVGGGVRGIGDVARLLDAGADKVAINSAALEQPALLAQAASRFGSQCIVISIDAYRSGERYAIATHSATRPQARDAVTWAREAQEFGAGEVLLTSIDRDGGREGFDLDLVRAVRGNVNVPVVASGGASDAQSFADVLEAGADAALGASIFHDDDARPRDVKDVCRARGLEVRA, encoded by the coding sequence ATGCTCGCTAAACGCATCATCGCCTGCCTGGATATCCGCGACGGACGGGTGGTGAAGGGGCAACGCTTCGCCAATTTGCGCGAAGCCGGCGACCCGGTCGAGCGCGCACGGCGCTATCGGGACGATGGCGTGGACGAAATCGTCGTGCTCGACGTTTCGGCGACGCTCGAATCGCGTCTTGCGAATCTGCGCACCATCGAATCGATCTCGACGGCGCTCGACGTGCCGCTTACCGTCGGCGGCGGCGTGCGCGGAATCGGCGATGTCGCGCGGCTGCTCGATGCGGGCGCCGACAAGGTCGCGATCAACAGCGCGGCGCTCGAGCAGCCGGCGCTGCTGGCGCAGGCCGCCTCGCGCTTCGGCTCGCAGTGCATCGTAATCTCGATCGATGCGTATCGCTCCGGGGAGCGCTATGCCATCGCCACGCACAGCGCCACCCGTCCGCAGGCGCGCGATGCCGTGACCTGGGCGCGTGAGGCGCAGGAGTTCGGCGCCGGCGAAGTGCTGCTCACCTCGATCGATCGCGACGGCGGCCGCGAAGGCTTCGATTTGGACCTCGTGCGCGCAGTTCGCGGCAACGTGAACGTACCGGTCGTTGCATCGGGCGGCGCGTCGGATGCGCAAAGCTTCGCCGACGTCTTAGAGGCCGGAGCCGACGCGGCGCTAGGCGCGTCGATCTTTCACGACGATGATGCCCGTCCGCGCGACGTCAAGGACGTGTGCCGCGCGCGCGGACTCGAGGTTCGCGCGTGA
- the hisH gene encoding imidazole glycerol phosphate synthase subunit HisH, whose translation MKPTVGIVALGAANRRSIAAALQRAGAQTHSVTEPGAVFACDALVIPGVAHFGYVAAELDRTGLRTALLESWAAGLPLLGICVGFQLLFETSDEAPGARGLGIFSGNVRLLRTPRVPHMGWNRVEPCACCAAIEPGYGYFANSYAPDADAPDAIASSSDGNDCFASAGLRGCALGVQFHPERSGAYGARLLRTFVDSAAVAYAR comes from the coding sequence TTGAAACCCACCGTCGGCATCGTCGCGCTCGGGGCCGCCAATCGGCGCAGCATCGCCGCAGCGCTGCAGCGCGCCGGCGCGCAGACGCACTCCGTCACCGAGCCGGGCGCCGTCTTTGCCTGCGATGCGCTGGTGATCCCGGGCGTCGCGCACTTCGGCTACGTGGCCGCTGAACTCGATCGCACCGGATTGCGCACCGCGCTCCTCGAGTCGTGGGCCGCCGGACTGCCGCTCCTGGGCATCTGCGTCGGTTTTCAACTGCTGTTCGAAACCAGCGACGAAGCTCCGGGCGCCCGCGGGCTGGGCATCTTCAGCGGAAACGTGCGGCTTCTACGCACGCCGCGCGTGCCGCACATGGGTTGGAACCGCGTCGAACCCTGCGCGTGCTGCGCGGCGATCGAACCCGGTTATGGGTATTTTGCGAACTCGTATGCGCCCGACGCCGACGCGCCCGATGCGATCGCAAGCTCTTCCGACGGCAACGACTGCTTTGCCAGCGCAGGTCTGCGCGGCTGCGCGCTCGGCGTGCAATTCCACCCCGAACGCAGCGGCGCATACGGTGCGCGGCTCTTGCGTACGTTCGTAGACTCGGCAGCGGTGGCGTATGCTCGCTAA
- a CDS encoding imidazoleglycerol-phosphate dehydratase: protein MRSAARQRQTSETSVRVSLALDGEPSVRVETGIVMLDHLLGAFAFHARAGLEVEARSLDAIRHHLIEDVAIVLGGALDDALGDRSCIARYGAVTLPMDDALVRCAVDLGGRIYARTALDLRAERIEDLETVMIPHVVGTLAANARATIHLDRLAGEDPHHLAEAAFKALGRACAAAWSLDGRFAGVASTKGLLV from the coding sequence ATGCGTAGCGCGGCGCGTCAACGTCAAACCAGCGAGACCAGCGTTCGCGTTTCTCTCGCGCTCGATGGCGAACCGAGCGTTCGGGTCGAGACCGGAATCGTGATGCTCGATCACCTGCTGGGCGCGTTCGCGTTTCACGCCCGTGCGGGGCTCGAGGTCGAGGCGCGGTCGCTGGACGCGATTCGCCATCATCTGATCGAAGACGTCGCAATCGTCCTCGGGGGCGCGCTCGACGATGCGCTTGGGGATCGCTCTTGCATCGCGCGGTACGGCGCGGTCACACTGCCGATGGACGACGCGCTGGTTCGTTGCGCGGTCGATCTGGGCGGCCGCATCTACGCGCGCACCGCGCTCGATTTGCGCGCGGAACGAATCGAGGATCTCGAAACCGTCATGATTCCGCACGTCGTCGGAACGCTTGCCGCCAACGCGCGCGCGACGATTCACCTCGATCGCCTCGCCGGCGAAGATCCGCATCACCTCGCCGAGGCGGCGTTCAAAGCGCTTGGCCGCGCCTGCGCGGCCGCGTGGAGTCTCGATGGCCGCTTCGCAGGTGTCGCCTCGACCAAAGGGCTCTTGGTTTGA
- a CDS encoding aminotransferase class I/II-fold pyridoxal phosphate-dependent enzyme, which translates to MSLPLRRAIEALPDYDPRDLSDRGIAIRLHRNEGALPPPEFVLDAIRAIDGESLRTYPTELQAEVRERIAARFSREATAVVLGNGADELLAACARIALDPGDTALCSAPSFGMYPRVVTLTGAQLRRVPYPARWRFEPLQLIEAADDRTRLVFLGHPNNPTTDPLRAGDLTAVARALPEALIVIDEVYLAFSDRSLARDALAFENVVVTGSFSKCASLAGARLGYALAAPATAAALRRCIGPYPAGALSLIAAQAYLRDPARTRAFETRLEAQTARSLDAFENAFAPFAREIWRGPANFLLADCGARATVIRDALAARGIAVRTFEDPMLAGMLRLCATTDEATDTVVRALREIAAEVVYA; encoded by the coding sequence ATGAGTCTGCCCTTGCGCCGAGCGATCGAGGCGCTCCCGGACTACGATCCGCGCGATCTCTCCGATCGCGGCATCGCCATTCGTCTGCACCGCAACGAGGGCGCGCTGCCGCCGCCCGAGTTCGTGCTCGACGCGATTCGCGCCATCGACGGCGAATCGTTACGCACCTATCCGACCGAGCTGCAAGCCGAAGTCCGCGAACGCATCGCCGCGCGCTTCTCGCGCGAGGCAACCGCCGTCGTCCTCGGGAACGGCGCCGACGAACTTCTCGCCGCCTGCGCGCGCATCGCGCTCGATCCGGGCGATACCGCGCTGTGCAGCGCGCCCTCGTTCGGGATGTATCCCCGCGTCGTGACGCTCACCGGCGCGCAGCTGCGGCGCGTACCGTATCCGGCGCGCTGGCGCTTCGAACCCTTGCAGTTGATCGAAGCGGCCGACGATCGCACGCGTCTGGTCTTTCTCGGACACCCGAACAACCCGACGACCGATCCGCTGCGCGCCGGCGATCTCACCGCGGTCGCACGCGCCTTGCCCGAGGCGCTCATCGTGATCGACGAAGTCTATCTGGCCTTCTCCGACCGTTCGCTCGCGCGCGACGCGCTTGCGTTCGAGAACGTCGTCGTCACCGGCTCGTTCTCGAAGTGCGCATCGCTGGCCGGCGCGCGGTTGGGTTACGCGCTGGCCGCACCGGCGACGGCAGCCGCCCTGCGGCGCTGTATCGGGCCGTATCCGGCCGGCGCGCTCAGCTTGATTGCGGCGCAGGCGTACCTGCGCGACCCCGCGCGCACGCGCGCCTTCGAAACGCGTTTGGAAGCCCAGACGGCACGCAGCCTCGACGCCTTCGAAAATGCGTTCGCTCCGTTCGCGCGCGAGATCTGGCGCGGCCCCGCCAACTTCTTGCTCGCCGACTGCGGCGCGCGCGCAACCGTCATTCGCGACGCGCTCGCGGCACGCGGCATCGCCGTGCGCACCTTCGAGGATCCGATGCTTGCCGGCATGCTGCGCCTGTGCGCAACCACCGACGAAGCCACCGATACGGTGGTACGGGCGCTGCGCGAAATCGCCGCCGAGGTCGTCTATGCGTAG
- a CDS encoding RidA family protein — protein sequence MHREVIEVPGISEVSRGRGVPISAAVRANGFIFVSGTPPIDPAAGTFERGSIAEQTERCLRNLQHVLETAGSSLEKICMVRVYSSGDHYRTINEVYARFFPDNPPARTFVPVGDWPLDFDLEIECIALV from the coding sequence ATGCACCGCGAGGTCATCGAGGTTCCGGGTATCTCGGAGGTCAGCCGCGGCCGCGGCGTGCCAATCTCGGCCGCGGTGCGGGCCAATGGCTTCATTTTCGTCTCGGGGACGCCCCCGATCGACCCCGCCGCCGGGACCTTCGAGCGGGGCAGCATTGCCGAGCAGACCGAACGCTGCCTGCGCAATCTGCAGCACGTTCTCGAGACCGCCGGATCGTCGCTCGAGAAGATCTGTATGGTCCGTGTCTACTCCTCGGGCGACCACTACCGGACGATCAATGAAGTCTACGCGCGCTTCTTTCCGGACAATCCGCCGGCGCGCACGTTCGTCCCGGTGGGCGATTGGCCGCTCGACTTCGATCTCGAGATCGAGTGCATCGCACTGGTGTAA
- a CDS encoding SDR family oxidoreductase — protein sequence MNPQIVLITGALAGIGRATALAFAKDGARLAISGRRDDAGTALVAELRALGAEAEFFRVDVRNDNEVRTFVDAVVARFGRLDAAVNSAGTEGKTGPITEQTAESYAATFDTNVLGTLLSMKHELRVMEAQGSGSIINLSSTVGHRGAPGAALYTASKHAVEGLTKAAALEAAAFGVRVNAIAPGPVDTEMLTRFTGTPDRKAALIAGVPFKRAGKPEEIADVILFLASEKASFITGQIVDVNGGKTAA from the coding sequence ATGAACCCGCAAATCGTTCTCATCACCGGCGCGTTGGCCGGTATCGGCCGCGCAACCGCGCTGGCTTTCGCCAAGGACGGCGCCCGGCTCGCGATCTCGGGCCGTCGTGACGATGCCGGCACCGCTCTGGTTGCCGAGCTGCGCGCGCTTGGAGCCGAGGCCGAATTTTTCCGCGTCGACGTTCGTAACGACAACGAGGTTCGAACGTTCGTCGATGCGGTCGTCGCGCGCTTCGGCCGCCTTGATGCCGCCGTGAACAGTGCCGGCACCGAAGGGAAGACCGGTCCCATCACCGAGCAGACCGCGGAAAGCTACGCGGCCACCTTCGATACCAACGTGCTCGGCACGCTGCTGAGTATGAAACACGAGCTGCGCGTGATGGAGGCGCAAGGATCGGGTAGCATCATCAACCTTTCGTCGACGGTGGGGCATCGCGGAGCACCCGGCGCAGCACTCTACACGGCGAGCAAACACGCTGTCGAAGGGCTGACGAAGGCCGCCGCACTCGAAGCGGCGGCGTTCGGCGTACGCGTCAACGCGATCGCTCCCGGCCCGGTCGATACGGAAATGCTGACGCGCTTCACCGGCACGCCCGATCGTAAGGCGGCGCTGATCGCCGGCGTACCGTTCAAACGCGCGGGCAAGCCCGAGGAAATCGCGGACGTCATCCTCTTTCTCGCCTCGGAGAAAGCCTCGTTCATCACCGGGCAGATCGTCGACGTCAACGGAGGCAAAACGGCCGCATGA
- a CDS encoding DUF427 domain-containing protein, translating to MKTMKIPNADHPITIEPSKSRVRVIVAGRTVADTRAALTLRESDYPPVQYVPRGDVDMSLLERTDNASYCPYKGDAAYFSIRTGGERAVNAVWTYEEPYDAVGQIKEYLAFYPDRVDSIEELPA from the coding sequence ATGAAGACCATGAAAATTCCCAATGCCGATCATCCGATCACGATCGAGCCGAGCAAATCGCGCGTTCGCGTGATCGTCGCGGGACGCACCGTCGCCGACACGCGCGCGGCGCTCACGCTGCGCGAGAGCGACTATCCGCCGGTGCAGTATGTTCCGCGTGGCGATGTCGACATGTCGCTGCTGGAGCGGACCGACAACGCATCATATTGTCCCTATAAGGGCGACGCGGCGTATTTCAGTATTCGCACCGGCGGAGAACGCGCCGTGAACGCCGTCTGGACCTACGAAGAACCGTATGACGCCGTCGGGCAGATCAAGGAGTATCTCGCCTTTTACCCCGACCGCGTCGACTCGATCGAGGAGCTGCCGGCGTAA
- a CDS encoding type II CAAX endopeptidase family protein, with protein sequence MTLAGAIYPLAFAVYLLLVLPILSALRHRRERARGGRDPRAKARFLRATLFRQIVNFLLFCLLFYALRFFDGVPASRLGLGAPTSWWLAGGLAIAAFAFFTVTAVLQRPRGAEIRTMAEERASALIPRSTEERRLWAGICIAGGVFEELAYRGFLFYFLSAVIPHIDIVETVVISSALFGLAHIYQGWRGVVSTGVAGLVLGGLYALSGNLLVPIVAHVMANLRLLLILPPEEPP encoded by the coding sequence ATGACACTTGCTGGTGCAATCTATCCTCTTGCCTTCGCGGTCTACCTTTTACTGGTGCTCCCCATTCTTTCGGCCTTGCGGCACCGCCGGGAGCGGGCTCGCGGCGGTCGTGACCCTCGGGCGAAGGCACGTTTCCTTCGAGCTACCTTGTTCAGACAGATCGTCAACTTCTTACTGTTCTGTTTACTGTTCTACGCTCTCCGGTTCTTTGACGGAGTTCCGGCGTCGCGTCTTGGACTCGGCGCGCCAACCTCGTGGTGGTTGGCCGGAGGTTTGGCCATAGCGGCTTTTGCGTTCTTCACGGTGACGGCTGTTCTCCAAAGACCGAGGGGTGCCGAAATTCGAACAATGGCCGAAGAGCGCGCGAGCGCGTTGATTCCAAGGTCAACTGAGGAACGGCGCTTGTGGGCGGGGATCTGCATCGCCGGAGGGGTGTTCGAGGAACTGGCGTACCGGGGATTCTTGTTTTACTTCTTGAGTGCCGTGATTCCACACATCGATATCGTTGAAACCGTAGTGATTAGCTCTGCGCTGTTCGGTCTCGCGCACATCTATCAAGGGTGGCGCGGAGTCGTATCGACGGGAGTTGCCGGTCTGGTTTTGGGTGGTCTCTACGCGCTGAGCGGTAATCTCCTGGTCCCCATCGTAGCGCACGTGATGGCGAACCTACGCTTGCTCCTGATTTTACCGCCCGAAGAGCCTCCCTAG
- the add gene encoding adenosine deaminase, with the protein MQSLDPAIASLPKIHLHCHLEGCLRPQTFVDLTRRYGLSTRYRPGAAEVAGPTDPALVYQFSGFPEFLLIFAAVSRALASPDDYARLAHEFVHDALAQNVVYGELFISPSVWAYFHPGLDLVATIRSMLAELRLARAHGAEFSLIVDVTRNFGAESAMRTARLAASLAGDGVIGIGLGGDEARFPAGGFGEVFAVARAHGLHTVAHAGEADGARSVRAAIEIGAERIGHGVRAIEDPAVVALLRERGIALEICPTSNLCTGTVPAGADHPLHELDANGVLVTIDADDPAIFGTSISQEYALVAQRAGIETLRRYIAQAAGAAFLEPAAKAALAAKLERRDVRS; encoded by the coding sequence GTGCAATCGCTCGATCCGGCCATCGCGAGTCTACCAAAGATCCACCTGCATTGCCACCTCGAAGGGTGTCTGCGGCCGCAGACCTTTGTCGATTTGACCCGCCGCTACGGCCTCTCGACGCGGTATCGTCCCGGTGCCGCCGAGGTGGCGGGACCGACCGATCCTGCGCTGGTCTACCAATTCTCCGGCTTTCCCGAGTTCTTGCTGATCTTCGCCGCCGTGAGCCGGGCGCTCGCTTCGCCCGACGACTACGCCCGCCTCGCGCACGAGTTCGTTCACGATGCGCTCGCACAGAACGTCGTCTACGGCGAGCTGTTCATCTCGCCGTCGGTGTGGGCGTATTTCCACCCCGGTCTCGATCTGGTCGCGACCATTCGCTCGATGCTCGCCGAACTGCGTCTGGCACGTGCGCACGGTGCGGAGTTTTCGCTCATCGTCGACGTCACGCGCAATTTCGGTGCGGAATCGGCGATGCGTACCGCGCGTCTGGCAGCCTCGCTTGCGGGCGACGGCGTGATCGGCATCGGGCTGGGCGGCGACGAGGCTCGCTTTCCCGCCGGGGGCTTCGGCGAGGTTTTCGCGGTCGCACGTGCGCACGGGTTACACACGGTCGCGCATGCGGGCGAGGCCGACGGCGCGCGCAGCGTTCGCGCCGCGATCGAGATCGGTGCCGAGCGTATCGGTCACGGCGTGCGCGCAATCGAAGATCCCGCGGTCGTCGCGCTGTTACGCGAGCGCGGCATCGCGCTCGAAATCTGTCCAACGTCCAACCTCTGCACCGGTACGGTTCCCGCCGGCGCAGACCATCCGCTGCACGAACTGGACGCAAACGGCGTGCTCGTCACGATCGATGCCGACGATCCGGCGATCTTCGGGACCTCGATTTCACAGGAGTATGCGCTGGTCGCGCAGCGTGCCGGGATCGAGACGTTGCGGCGGTACATCGCGCAGGCGGCCGGCGCCGCCTTTCTGGAACCGGCAGCGAAAGCGGCGCTGGCCGCGAAGTTGGAACGCAGAGATGTCCGGTCATAG
- a CDS encoding metal-dependent transcriptional regulator, whose amino-acid sequence MSGHSHFTESIEEYLEAVYRLEREGPGVTTSGLATSLGVAPASVSGMLKKLAKDGYVEQVGRGEVKLTQKGLAVGVRVLRRHRIAERFLNEILGMPWDQVHDEACVLEHAISSNVEARLLKLLKDPTTCPHGQPIPPNDLSDPVRSGEPLAQMPEGTHARIQSVTEEFPEILRYLAEIGLRPGVEISLLKKAPLGGPLTIAVNGKEHAISLELAGLVTVLAA is encoded by the coding sequence ATGTCCGGTCATAGCCATTTCACCGAGTCGATCGAGGAATATCTCGAAGCGGTGTATCGTTTGGAGCGCGAGGGGCCCGGGGTGACGACCTCGGGCCTGGCGACCTCGCTTGGCGTTGCTCCGGCGTCGGTTTCGGGCATGCTCAAGAAGCTGGCGAAGGACGGCTACGTGGAGCAAGTCGGCCGCGGTGAGGTCAAGCTCACCCAGAAGGGCCTTGCCGTCGGCGTGCGCGTGCTGCGCCGTCACCGCATCGCCGAACGGTTTCTCAACGAGATCCTCGGCATGCCTTGGGACCAGGTGCACGACGAAGCGTGCGTGCTCGAGCACGCGATCTCATCCAACGTCGAAGCGCGGCTGCTCAAGCTGCTCAAGGACCCGACGACCTGTCCGCACGGACAGCCGATCCCGCCGAACGATTTGAGCGATCCGGTTCGCAGCGGTGAACCGCTCGCGCAGATGCCCGAGGGCACACACGCGCGCATCCAGAGCGTCACCGAAGAGTTTCCGGAGATTCTGCGTTATCTTGCCGAGATCGGGCTGCGCCCCGGTGTCGAGATTTCACTCCTGAAAAAAGCGCCGCTCGGCGGTCCGCTCACCATCGCCGTGAACGGTAAAGAGCACGCCATCTCACTCGAACTCGCCGGTTTGGTCACGGTTCTCGCGGCGTGA
- a CDS encoding rhomboid family intramembrane serine protease, with the protein MITRVLIYLNVLAFAWEVLVAGPGMLSLMGGGNELAVLNAGALWPASVLVDHQWWRILTSAFLHGGLLHIGVNMISLWYLGRFVEAIAGSPRTAIIYFVSLVASGFGVVYLSPAANAMVPTLGASGAIFGLFGALFAIGFKLGPPGMQLVRANIGILVLNLIITFTVPQIAWEAHVAGLIVGFFLTLLIFTPPRRVAPVVTDARTGDQYETEYQTPEPPHPHR; encoded by the coding sequence GTGATCACCCGCGTCCTCATCTACCTGAACGTCCTCGCGTTCGCGTGGGAAGTGCTCGTCGCCGGCCCGGGCATGCTCTCGCTGATGGGCGGCGGAAACGAACTCGCGGTCCTCAACGCGGGCGCGCTCTGGCCCGCGTCGGTGCTGGTCGATCACCAGTGGTGGCGCATCCTGACGTCGGCCTTCTTGCACGGCGGGCTGCTCCATATCGGCGTCAACATGATCTCGCTGTGGTATCTCGGCCGGTTCGTCGAAGCGATCGCCGGATCGCCGCGCACGGCGATCATCTATTTCGTCTCGCTCGTCGCCTCGGGCTTCGGCGTCGTCTACCTGAGCCCGGCCGCGAACGCGATGGTACCCACGCTCGGCGCCAGCGGTGCGATCTTCGGCCTCTTCGGCGCGCTCTTCGCGATCGGGTTCAAGCTCGGTCCGCCGGGCATGCAGCTCGTGCGGGCCAACATCGGAATCTTGGTGCTGAACCTCATCATTACGTTTACCGTGCCGCAAATCGCGTGGGAGGCCCACGTCGCCGGCCTCATCGTCGGATTCTTTCTCACGCTGTTGATCTTCACGCCGCCGCGTCGCGTCGCTCCGGTCGTGACCGATGCGAGAACCGGCGACCAATACGAGACCGAATACCAAACGCCCGAACCGCCGCATCCCCATCGATGA